A section of the Arcobacter roscoffensis genome encodes:
- a CDS encoding TetR/AcrR family transcriptional regulator → MENSLKLFSKKGFYNTTIPDIAKAMKMSVGNMYNYFSSKEELAKYAIKYSTNILAAELREINQMDISSKEKVYLFVKNYFENVKNSPEVVEYFLRVYLSNREVFKEGCEGFLCVGEFVTEVMILLDEGAQNKEFREQDFFPAFAMIMGCLGGFAFLSGEAVLDKDLLEYSDPIADNIYRALKYEES, encoded by the coding sequence ATTGAAAATTCTTTAAAACTATTTTCTAAAAAAGGTTTTTATAATACAACTATTCCAGATATTGCAAAAGCCATGAAAATGAGTGTTGGAAATATGTATAACTACTTCTCTTCAAAAGAAGAGCTAGCAAAATATGCTATTAAATACTCTACAAATATTTTAGCAGCAGAACTAAGAGAAATAAATCAAATGGATATTTCTTCAAAAGAGAAAGTATATCTTTTTGTAAAAAACTATTTTGAAAATGTTAAAAACTCACCTGAAGTGGTTGAGTATTTTTTAAGGGTTTACTTATCAAATAGAGAAGTGTTCAAAGAAGGTTGTGAAGGCTTTTTGTGTGTAGGAGAGTTTGTAACAGAAGTTATGATTCTTTTAGATGAAGGGGCTCAAAATAAAGAGTTTAGAGAACAAGATTTTTTCCCTGCATTTGCTATGATTATGGGTTGTTTAGGTGGCTTTGCTTTTTTAAGTGGTGAGGCTGTTCTTGACAAAGATTTATTAGAGTATTCAGATCCAATTGCTGATAATATCTACAGAGCCTTAAAGTATGAAGAGTCATAA
- a CDS encoding ADP-ribosylglycohydrolase family protein: MNTLLKEENLKGAFFGAIVADALCLGTHYEYDAEKIYNAYGQKPIEKFMSPGEHMGGETHGIGWGQRNYHPGKKAGGTTDYGDYNILVLEHLAMISNPPRAFEVSKLIPHWMNRLENSWGSWICTMTKETYAQVKQGVQTQYLGGASNATAIRHVAAHAYYETEEEIVDVARKTMFTHQNTYALGGGEFFARVTHRVLRGETPRSAIEDVAVLMGGFYEDKVKQAIAKYEEEKDPNSDLSKEQFSDDLAITSMARLWDIGRSEPIKVGKASPTEGTLPASVYFILKYSDKEDSLKKALQANAMVGGDNASRGIAIGMVLGAYKGVSAIPKEWKETLDQWEYCENLLNKLPLINKEK, from the coding sequence ATGAATACATTATTAAAAGAAGAAAATTTAAAGGGTGCATTTTTTGGAGCTATTGTTGCAGATGCATTATGTTTAGGTACACACTATGAGTACGATGCTGAAAAAATCTACAATGCTTATGGACAAAAACCAATTGAAAAGTTTATGAGTCCAGGGGAACACATGGGTGGAGAAACTCATGGAATTGGTTGGGGACAAAGAAACTATCATCCTGGGAAAAAAGCAGGAGGTACTACAGACTATGGAGATTATAATATTTTAGTTTTAGAACATCTAGCAATGATTTCAAATCCACCTAGAGCTTTTGAGGTATCAAAACTAATTCCACATTGGATGAATAGACTTGAAAACTCTTGGGGTTCATGGATTTGTACAATGACAAAAGAGACATATGCACAAGTAAAACAAGGTGTACAAACTCAATACTTAGGTGGTGCATCAAATGCAACAGCTATTAGACATGTTGCAGCTCATGCTTATTATGAAACAGAAGAAGAAATAGTTGATGTAGCAAGAAAAACTATGTTTACTCATCAAAACACTTATGCCTTAGGTGGTGGAGAGTTTTTTGCAAGAGTAACACATAGAGTTCTAAGGGGTGAAACACCAAGAAGTGCCATAGAAGATGTTGCTGTTTTAATGGGTGGCTTTTATGAAGATAAAGTAAAGCAAGCAATTGCTAAGTATGAAGAAGAAAAAGACCCTAATTCTGATTTATCAAAAGAGCAATTTAGTGATGATTTAGCAATTACTAGTATGGCTAGACTTTGGGATATAGGAAGAAGTGAACCTATAAAAGTTGGAAAAGCTAGTCCAACAGAAGGTACTTTACCTGCAAGTGTTTATTTCATATTAAAATATTCAGATAAAGAAGACAGCTTAAAAAAAGCCTTACAAGCAAATGCAATGGTTGGAGGAGATAATGCTTCAAGAGGTATTGCAATTGGAATGGTTCTAGGAGCATATAAAGGTGTAAGTGCTATTCCTAAAGAGTGGAAAGAGACATTAGACCAATGGGAGTATTGTGAGAATCTACTTAACAAACTTCCTTTAATAAATAAAGAAAAATAA
- the fumC gene encoding class II fumarate hydratase encodes MQYRIEKDTMGEMQVPNDKYWGAQTQRSIENFPIGEEKMPNEVIEGFAYLKKSCAIVNNKLERLDDEKTAAILQACDEILEGKLDGNFPLVVWQTGSGTQSNMNINEVVANRASEILGCDFRVEKPAHPNDDVNKGQSSNDTYPTAMRIAFVLDLQKRLIPAIKTLKATFENKVKEFEDVVKIGRTHLQDATPLTLGQEISAYVDMLDKALLQIDDSMKYIVELAIGGTAVGTGLNSHPDFSPMVAEVLNELTNTKYKFKSHPNKFHALTAHDGEVVLSGVLNALASNLMKIANDIRWLSSGPRCGIGEINIPENEPGSSIMPGKVNPTQSEAMTMVAVQVMGNHTTISVAASQGNFELNVFKPVIALNILQSIRLLSDTMIAFNDKCAIGLEANKINIEKYLNESLMLVTALNPYIGYEKAALIAKTAHKNGTSLKEEAMNLGILTYSQFDEYVKPYEMIKAKV; translated from the coding sequence ATGCAATATAGAATAGAAAAAGACACAATGGGTGAGATGCAAGTACCAAATGATAAGTATTGGGGTGCTCAAACTCAAAGAAGTATCGAAAACTTTCCAATTGGTGAAGAAAAAATGCCAAATGAAGTAATTGAGGGTTTTGCATATCTTAAAAAATCTTGTGCAATTGTAAATAACAAACTTGAAAGATTAGATGATGAAAAAACAGCTGCTATTTTACAAGCTTGTGATGAAATCTTAGAAGGTAAACTTGATGGGAACTTTCCTTTAGTTGTTTGGCAAACAGGTTCAGGAACACAATCAAATATGAATATAAATGAAGTTGTAGCAAATAGGGCAAGTGAAATTTTAGGATGTGATTTTAGAGTAGAAAAGCCAGCTCACCCAAATGATGATGTAAATAAAGGTCAAAGCTCAAATGATACTTACCCAACTGCAATGAGAATTGCTTTTGTTTTAGACCTACAAAAAAGATTAATTCCAGCAATAAAAACTTTAAAAGCTACATTTGAAAATAAAGTTAAAGAGTTTGAAGATGTAGTAAAAATAGGAAGAACACATCTCCAAGATGCTACTCCTCTTACTTTAGGACAAGAAATATCAGCATACGTTGATATGCTTGATAAAGCTTTATTACAAATAGATGATTCTATGAAGTATATAGTAGAACTTGCTATTGGTGGAACTGCTGTTGGAACTGGACTTAATTCACATCCTGATTTCTCACCAATGGTTGCAGAAGTTTTAAATGAGCTCACAAATACAAAATATAAGTTTAAATCCCACCCGAATAAATTTCATGCACTAACAGCTCATGATGGTGAAGTTGTCTTAAGTGGAGTTTTAAACGCTCTTGCTTCAAATCTTATGAAAATAGCAAATGATATAAGATGGCTTTCATCCGGTCCTAGATGTGGAATAGGGGAGATAAATATCCCTGAAAATGAACCAGGAAGTTCAATCATGCCTGGAAAAGTAAACCCAACACAAAGTGAAGCTATGACAATGGTTGCAGTTCAAGTTATGGGAAATCATACAACCATAAGTGTTGCAGCATCTCAAGGTAATTTTGAGCTAAATGTATTTAAACCAGTAATTGCTTTAAATATTCTTCAATCAATTAGACTGTTAAGTGATACAATGATAGCTTTTAATGACAAATGTGCAATAGGACTTGAAGCTAATAAAATAAATATTGAGAAATATTTAAATGAATCTTTGATGTTGGTAACAGCTTTAAATCCATATATAGGATATGAAAAAGCAGCACTAATAGCAAAAACTGCCCATAAAAATGGAACTTCATTAAAAGAAGAAGCTATGAATCTAGGTATTTTAACTTATTCGCAGTTTGATGAGTATGTAAAGCCATATGAAATGATAAAAGCAAAAGTGTAA
- a CDS encoding RluA family pseudouridine synthase, whose product MPYILKKINVSKAMKIEEFLLENTNLDENTINSLVSKGKILNDKNKRLQKNQVIKDGFINVYVFEPKSKGLKPLFETFHFAIFDKPSGLKVHPSAIDNEYTLLDEIQYYLGKDASLVHRIDAQTSGLVLVAKNPYSQMVLNSMFEEKKYSKKYLAYVEGQIKEAVNINKKITNSKGIIKLKMKTSDEGKESLTKINPLSYDNEKDITLLECMPITGRQHQIRVHLDSIGHRIIGDPIYGIDEKLCDKLLKKSLTKEERYEITKADRLMLHAYLLEFTFLNIKYKISSKQEFQ is encoded by the coding sequence TTGCCATACATCTTAAAAAAGATAAATGTTTCAAAAGCTATGAAAATAGAAGAATTTTTATTGGAAAATACAAACTTAGATGAAAATACTATCAATAGTTTAGTATCAAAAGGAAAAATTCTTAATGATAAAAACAAAAGATTACAAAAAAATCAAGTTATAAAAGATGGATTTATTAATGTATATGTTTTTGAGCCTAAAAGCAAGGGATTAAAACCTTTATTTGAAACTTTTCATTTTGCGATTTTTGATAAGCCCTCTGGTTTAAAAGTCCATCCCAGTGCTATTGATAACGAGTATACTTTGCTTGATGAAATACAGTATTATTTAGGAAAAGATGCTTCTTTAGTTCATAGAATTGATGCTCAAACATCTGGTTTAGTATTAGTTGCAAAAAATCCATATAGTCAAATGGTTTTAAATAGTATGTTTGAAGAAAAGAAATATTCAAAAAAATATTTAGCTTACGTAGAAGGTCAGATTAAAGAAGCTGTAAACATAAATAAAAAGATTACAAATAGTAAAGGTATTATAAAACTAAAGATGAAAACCTCAGATGAAGGAAAAGAGTCTTTAACTAAAATAAATCCCTTATCATATGATAATGAAAAAGATATAACTTTACTTGAATGTATGCCTATAACTGGGAGACAACACCAAATACGTGTACATTTAGACTCAATAGGACATAGAATAATAGGTGACCCAATTTATGGAATTGATGAAAAACTTTGTGATAAACTTCTTAAAAAAAGTTTGACTAAAGAAGAAAGATATGAAATTACCAAAGCAGATAGATTAATGCTTCATGCTTATTTATTAGAGTTTACATTTTTAAATATAAAATATAAAATATCTTCAAAGCAAGAGTTTCAATAA
- a CDS encoding YiiD C-terminal domain-containing protein translates to MIKKLQDKLHNEIPLTKLMNISIEEYNEKELITKAPLDININDKGTAFGGSLSTMTIISSWSMSWLISQELNIDSKNIVVIKNENSYKKPVTKDIYCYTIKPSIDEIEKVAKKLKEKGSASLKIKSSIIEDNQTCVDFEGVYVIKV, encoded by the coding sequence TTGATAAAAAAATTACAAGATAAACTACACAATGAAATACCACTTACAAAATTAATGAATATAAGTATTGAAGAATATAATGAAAAAGAACTAATTACAAAAGCACCTCTTGATATAAATATAAATGATAAAGGAACAGCTTTTGGTGGAAGTTTAAGTACTATGACTATTATCTCATCTTGGAGTATGTCTTGGCTTATTTCTCAAGAGCTAAATATAGATAGTAAAAATATTGTTGTAATAAAAAATGAAAACTCATATAAAAAGCCTGTTACTAAAGATATATATTGTTACACAATCAAGCCTTCAATTGATGAGATAGAAAAAGTAGCTAAAAAACTAAAAGAAAAAGGTAGTGCTTCATTAAAGATAAAGTCTTCGATAATTGAAGATAATCAAACTTGCGTAGATTTTGAAGGTGTTTATGTGATAAAAGTGTAA
- a CDS encoding AMP-dependent synthetase/ligase, which produces MNSYDFKTYSELFTHITTNYKNNTFLNYLENGEYKNISIETFKNKVICLSLAMKDLGIKAGDKVAIFANSSPFWLIFDFAIHEVGAISVPIFANISSKNLNFEIQDAKIKYIFIDNEERIKDIEDENSELIFITHNFCIKEDRFFNVDDILIIGQQICDSKGFEAYIPNEDEIFSIIYTSGNTGTPKGVMLTHKNIVSQLHDINTLISLKQNETALSLLPLAHIFERTVMSYYLSRGVSIYFVDEITNVANLLKVVKPTIMTAVPRLLEKIYNKIQTNISNKPFIGKFIASKAFEYAQNESMNKNSLLFPIFDKIVYSKFRDIFGSKLEKLISGGAALPKDISVFFNNIGVPIYQGYGLTEFSPVISTNHPKANKIGSTGRVLPSATIKILEDGELLVKGPSLMKGYLNQEKLTNETIDNQGWLHTGDIARVDEQGYLYITSRKKEVFKTSTGEYVAAVQIEQKLAKNKYIEFAVIIANNRKYTTALLFVDKEIFNEAKRLNKHLTIQEYYNNEKITSEINNYIKEVNKDLNEWEKVVQYKLITNDISIETGELTPSMKVCRAFIEQKYENDINSMY; this is translated from the coding sequence ATGAATTCTTATGACTTTAAAACATACAGTGAGCTTTTTACTCACATCACAACAAACTATAAAAATAACACTTTTCTAAACTATCTAGAAAATGGTGAATATAAAAATATTTCAATTGAAACCTTTAAAAATAAAGTAATATGCTTAAGTTTAGCAATGAAGGATTTAGGTATAAAAGCTGGTGATAAGGTTGCTATATTTGCCAACTCCTCACCTTTTTGGCTTATCTTTGATTTTGCTATTCATGAAGTAGGAGCTATTAGTGTTCCTATTTTTGCTAATATCTCTTCCAAAAATTTAAACTTTGAAATACAAGATGCAAAGATAAAATATATCTTTATAGATAATGAAGAAAGAATTAAAGATATAGAAGATGAAAATAGTGAACTTATTTTTATCACTCATAACTTTTGTATAAAAGAAGATAGATTTTTCAACGTGGATGATATTTTAATTATAGGTCAACAAATTTGTGACTCAAAAGGCTTTGAAGCATATATTCCAAATGAAGATGAAATCTTTTCTATTATATACACAAGTGGAAATACGGGAACTCCAAAAGGTGTAATGCTTACACATAAAAACATAGTTTCACAACTTCATGATATAAACACACTCATATCATTAAAACAAAATGAAACAGCATTATCTCTTTTACCTTTAGCTCATATTTTTGAGAGAACTGTAATGAGCTACTATTTAAGTAGAGGAGTTAGTATATATTTTGTTGATGAAATTACAAATGTAGCAAATCTCTTAAAAGTTGTTAAACCTACTATTATGACTGCTGTTCCAAGGCTACTTGAAAAAATCTATAATAAAATTCAGACAAATATTTCAAATAAGCCATTTATTGGAAAATTCATAGCTTCAAAGGCTTTTGAGTATGCTCAAAATGAAAGCATGAATAAAAATAGCCTACTTTTTCCTATTTTTGACAAAATTGTATATAGTAAATTTAGAGATATTTTTGGTTCAAAACTTGAAAAACTTATCAGTGGAGGAGCAGCACTACCTAAAGACATCTCAGTATTTTTCAACAATATTGGTGTTCCAATCTATCAAGGCTATGGACTTACAGAGTTTTCGCCAGTTATTTCAACAAATCATCCAAAAGCAAATAAAATTGGCTCAACAGGAAGAGTACTTCCAAGTGCTACTATAAAAATCTTAGAAGATGGGGAACTACTAGTAAAAGGGCCTTCACTAATGAAAGGTTATTTAAATCAAGAAAAACTAACAAATGAGACTATTGATAATCAAGGTTGGTTACATACAGGTGATATCGCCAGAGTTGATGAACAGGGTTACCTTTACATAACAAGTAGAAAAAAAGAGGTTTTCAAAACATCAACTGGTGAGTATGTTGCAGCAGTTCAAATAGAGCAAAAGTTAGCAAAAAATAAATATATTGAGTTTGCTGTAATAATAGCTAATAACAGAAAATATACAACTGCCCTACTTTTTGTAGATAAGGAGATTTTCAATGAAGCAAAAAGACTAAATAAACACTTAACAATACAAGAGTACTATAATAATGAAAAAATTACTTCTGAAATAAATAATTATATCAAAGAAGTAAATAAAGACTTAAATGAATGGGAGAAAGTAGTTCAATACAAATTAATAACAAACGACATTTCAATTGAAACAGGGGAATTAACACCTTCAATGAAAGTTTGTAGAGCCTTTATTGAACAAAAGTATGAAAATGACATAAACAGTATGTATTAG
- a CDS encoding bifunctional aconitate hydratase 2/2-methylisocitrate dehydratase, translating to MSLLADYQAHTQERLNEGDLPPLALTAEQTAELVELLKADSVEEADYCLELFKNKINPGVDDAAYVKAAFLNDVVQGNVSCSVISKSEAIEILGKMMGGFNVTPLIDALKVEEVADIAATQLKNTILVYDAFNDVKDLMDAGNAKAKEVIESWANGEWFTNKPALEEEIKLTVYKIPGETNTDDLSPATVAFTRPDIPLHATAMLQSRMENPLDTMKALKEKGNPLAYVGDVVGTGSSRKSGINSVQWHMGRDIPGVPNKRTGGVVIGSIIAPIFFNTAEDSGCLPIEAPVDALETGDEIVVKPYAGQITKNGEVVSEFTLAPNTMTDEMRAGGRIPLIIGKGLTAKARDVLGLPATDMFLAPEQPSDNGKGFTQAQKMVGRACGIEGVKPGMYVEPIATTVGSQDTTGPMTRDEIKELAALSFGADMVMQSFCHTAAYPKPADIKLRHTLPDFINSRGGVTLKPGDGVIHSWLNRLCLPDTVGTGGDSHTRFPIGISFPAGSGLIAFAGVTGAMPLTMPESVLVKFKGEMQPGITLRDLVNAIPYQAIQDGLLTVEKKGKKNVFAGTIIEIAGLPDLKVEQAFELSDSAAERSAAACSVQLDKEPIIEYLSSNIALIEKMIEEGYEDARTLQRRADKMKEWLANPELLTPDADAEYKEVIEIDLNTITEPILACPNDPDDVDTLTNILADDKRIKNIDEVFVGSCMTNIGLFRALGEVLKGEGEVPTKLWVAPPTKMDEAQLTEEGYYATFAAAGARLEIPGCSLCMGNQASVSEGAAVFSTSTRNFDNRLGKGSQVYLGSAEVAAVAALLGRLPSKEEYMEIVPKKITEQNKDGVYKYLNFNQVSKEHLTTLVTSR from the coding sequence ATGAGTTTATTAGCTGATTACCAAGCACACACGCAAGAAAGACTTAATGAAGGTGATTTACCTCCATTAGCATTAACTGCTGAGCAAACTGCTGAATTAGTAGAATTACTAAAAGCAGATTCTGTTGAGGAAGCAGATTACTGTTTAGAATTATTTAAAAACAAAATTAACCCAGGTGTTGATGACGCTGCATACGTTAAAGCTGCATTTTTAAATGACGTTGTTCAAGGAAATGTTTCATGTTCAGTAATTTCAAAATCTGAAGCTATTGAAATTTTAGGTAAAATGATGGGTGGATTTAACGTTACTCCATTAATTGACGCACTTAAAGTTGAAGAGGTTGCAGATATTGCAGCTACTCAATTAAAAAATACTATCTTAGTATATGATGCATTCAACGATGTAAAAGATTTAATGGATGCTGGAAATGCTAAAGCAAAAGAAGTTATCGAATCTTGGGCAAATGGTGAGTGGTTCACTAATAAGCCAGCTTTAGAAGAAGAAATTAAATTAACTGTTTATAAAATTCCTGGTGAAACAAATACAGATGATTTATCTCCTGCAACTGTTGCATTTACTAGACCAGATATTCCATTACACGCAACTGCAATGTTACAATCAAGAATGGAAAATCCATTAGATACAATGAAAGCTCTTAAAGAAAAAGGTAACCCATTAGCATACGTTGGTGATGTTGTTGGTACTGGTTCTTCAAGAAAATCAGGTATTAACTCTGTTCAATGGCACATGGGTAGAGATATTCCAGGTGTTCCAAATAAAAGAACAGGTGGTGTTGTAATTGGTTCTATTATTGCTCCAATTTTCTTCAATACAGCAGAAGATTCAGGATGTTTACCAATTGAAGCTCCAGTTGATGCACTTGAAACTGGTGATGAAATTGTTGTTAAACCATACGCTGGTCAAATCACTAAAAATGGTGAGGTAGTTTCTGAATTTACTTTAGCTCCTAACACTATGACTGATGAAATGAGAGCAGGTGGTAGAATTCCTTTAATTATTGGTAAAGGTTTAACTGCAAAAGCTAGAGACGTATTAGGTTTACCTGCAACTGACATGTTCTTAGCTCCTGAGCAACCATCTGATAATGGTAAAGGATTTACTCAAGCACAAAAAATGGTTGGTAGAGCTTGTGGTATTGAAGGTGTTAAGCCTGGTATGTACGTTGAGCCAATCGCTACAACTGTTGGATCACAAGATACAACTGGACCAATGACAAGAGATGAGATTAAAGAACTTGCAGCACTTAGCTTTGGTGCTGATATGGTTATGCAATCATTCTGTCATACTGCTGCTTACCCAAAACCAGCAGATATTAAATTAAGACATACTTTACCTGATTTCATCAACTCAAGAGGTGGTGTTACACTTAAGCCAGGTGACGGTGTTATTCACTCTTGGTTAAATAGATTATGTTTACCAGATACAGTAGGTACTGGTGGAGATTCTCATACTAGATTCCCAATTGGTATTTCATTCCCAGCTGGTTCTGGTCTTATTGCATTTGCTGGTGTTACAGGTGCTATGCCTTTAACTATGCCAGAGTCTGTACTTGTTAAATTCAAAGGTGAAATGCAACCAGGAATTACTTTAAGAGACTTAGTAAATGCTATCCCTTACCAAGCAATTCAAGATGGTTTATTAACTGTTGAGAAAAAAGGTAAGAAAAACGTATTCGCTGGTACTATCATCGAAATCGCTGGTTTACCAGATCTTAAAGTTGAGCAAGCATTCGAATTATCAGATTCAGCAGCAGAGAGATCAGCAGCAGCTTGTTCTGTTCAATTAGATAAAGAACCAATCATTGAGTACTTATCTTCAAATATCGCTTTAATTGAAAAAATGATTGAAGAGGGTTACGAAGATGCTAGAACTCTTCAAAGAAGAGCTGACAAAATGAAAGAATGGTTAGCAAATCCAGAGTTATTAACTCCAGATGCAGATGCTGAATATAAAGAAGTAATTGAAATTGATTTAAATACAATTACTGAGCCAATCTTAGCTTGTCCAAACGATCCAGATGATGTTGATACATTAACAAACATCTTAGCTGATGACAAAAGAATTAAGAATATTGATGAAGTATTCGTAGGTTCTTGTATGACTAATATCGGATTATTTAGAGCACTTGGTGAAGTTCTTAAAGGTGAGGGTGAAGTTCCTACTAAATTATGGGTTGCACCACCAACAAAAATGGATGAAGCTCAATTAACTGAAGAGGGATACTATGCTACATTTGCAGCAGCAGGTGCTAGATTAGAAATTCCTGGTTGTTCTTTATGTATGGGTAACCAAGCTTCTGTTTCAGAAGGAGCAGCAGTATTCTCAACTTCTACAAGAAACTTTGATAATAGACTTGGAAAAGGTTCTCAAGTTTACTTAGGATCAGCAGAAGTTGCTGCAGTTGCTGCACTTCTTGGAAGACTTCCATCTAAAGAAGAGTACATGGAAATCGTACCTAAGAAAATTACTGAACAAAACAAAGATGGAGTTTATAAATACTTAAACTTCAACCAAGTTTCTAAAGAGCACTTAACTACTTTAGTAACTTCAAGATAA
- a CDS encoding Ni/Fe hydrogenase, translating into MKSHKPTIVWYQAVTCNGNTHSLLSASSSRLELFLNSFDLIYHPSLTIDTTLDDILKLKDIDFLLVEGAITSDEKYYSINQNSTKNILEKLSQKAKYIISVGSCASYGGVHKKFEQNDDILGVEEIIDTKKYKNLKHEIVNLTGCPVHPEWILQTVFSLNSFSRMSLDDEKRPRELYSNLAHHGCTRNEYFEWKVEGDFGQKEGCLFYDQGCRGPMTHSSCNKILWNDVSSKTRAGMPCIGCTEKDFPRENMLETKKNIGIPLDVPLGIPKRAYLSITGVAKTFKIDRLNKKLMD; encoded by the coding sequence ATGAAGAGTCATAAACCAACAATTGTATGGTATCAAGCAGTTACTTGTAATGGTAATACTCACTCACTTTTAAGTGCAAGCTCTTCAAGGTTAGAGCTATTTTTAAATAGCTTTGATCTTATCTATCATCCCTCACTTACAATTGACACAACTTTAGATGATATTTTAAAACTAAAAGACATTGATTTTTTATTAGTTGAAGGAGCTATTACTTCTGATGAAAAGTATTATTCAATTAATCAAAACTCAACAAAAAATATTTTAGAAAAGTTATCTCAAAAAGCAAAATATATAATAAGTGTTGGTTCATGTGCCTCTTATGGTGGAGTTCATAAAAAGTTTGAACAAAATGATGATATTTTAGGTGTTGAAGAAATTATAGACACAAAAAAATATAAAAACTTAAAACATGAAATAGTAAATCTTACAGGCTGCCCTGTGCACCCAGAATGGATACTTCAAACAGTTTTTTCTTTAAATAGCTTTTCTAGGATGAGTTTAGATGATGAAAAAAGACCACGAGAGCTTTATAGTAATTTAGCTCACCATGGTTGTACTAGAAATGAGTATTTTGAATGGAAAGTCGAAGGTGACTTTGGGCAAAAAGAGGGATGTTTATTTTATGACCAAGGATGTAGGGGACCTATGACTCATAGTTCATGTAATAAAATCTTATGGAATGATGTGAGTTCTAAAACAAGAGCCGGTATGCCATGTATTGGCTGTACGGAAAAAGACTTTCCAAGAGAGAATATGCTTGAAACAAAAAAGAACATAGGAATTCCTTTAGATGTACCACTTGGTATTCCTAAACGTGCATATCTTTCAATAACAGGTGTTGCAAAGACTTTTAAAATAGATAGATTAAATAAAAAACTAATGGATTAG